One region of Jeotgalibacillus aurantiacus genomic DNA includes:
- a CDS encoding ABC transporter permease, translating to MQPAVKRIIFYVLLFAIWQGAVYVFQVSPSLLPAPTDVFASLYEGFSNRTLLYDLLASFQRLFIGLAIALVLGLLLGVLLAKSKTADETLGSLILALQSVPSIVWLPLAIMWFGLNEMAVIFIVVLGATIVMTINVRTGIINVPPLYIKAARTMNYKGFRLFAKVTIPASVPYAVTGIRLAWAFAWRALMAGELLSTGPGLGYSLRFASDFGDMSRVIAIMLIIMLIGILVDLMFFQRVEKKVLKKWGLATD from the coding sequence ATGCAGCCAGCCGTTAAACGAATTATTTTTTATGTGTTACTTTTCGCAATATGGCAGGGAGCCGTTTACGTCTTCCAGGTTTCCCCTTCACTCCTCCCTGCACCAACTGATGTTTTTGCTTCACTTTATGAAGGCTTTAGTAATCGCACATTATTATATGATCTTTTAGCGAGTTTCCAGCGGCTGTTCATTGGCCTTGCGATTGCACTTGTTCTTGGACTGTTACTCGGCGTTCTTTTAGCGAAATCAAAAACGGCCGATGAAACGCTCGGTTCCCTCATCCTCGCGCTGCAGTCAGTTCCAAGTATCGTATGGCTTCCACTTGCGATCATGTGGTTCGGTTTAAATGAAATGGCCGTTATTTTTATTGTCGTACTTGGCGCAACGATTGTGATGACGATCAATGTCCGCACCGGCATCATCAATGTCCCACCGCTTTATATAAAAGCAGCACGGACGATGAATTACAAAGGTTTCCGGCTTTTCGCAAAAGTCACGATCCCCGCGTCCGTTCCATATGCTGTGACAGGGATCCGTCTTGCCTGGGCTTTTGCCTGGCGCGCACTCATGGCGGGTGAATTACTCAGCACCGGTCCCGGACTCGGCTATTCATTAAGATTCGCATCAGATTTTGGGGATATGAGCCGCGTGATTGCGATCATGCTCATCATTATGCTGATCGGTATTTTGGTCGACCTGATGTTTTTCCAGCGGGTTGAAAAGAAAGTCCTTAAAAAATGGGGACTGGCAACAGACTAA
- a CDS encoding ABC transporter ATP-binding protein yields MFLSIKNVNKSFTNNGHSELVLSNIQLDVKEGEFVSILGPSGCGKSTLLSIVAGLASATEGSIELNGKAIKGPGKERGMVFQQAALFPWLTVEENVMFPLLPDMSKKEAQQKALQYLKMVQLSAYTKHSPHEISGGMQQRVAIARALAMDPALLLMDEPFGALDEQTRSRLHEIVENIFLETKKTILFVTHSIAEALKLSDRIVVMGTQPGTILDVIELDFPRPRSQSKEELIPYEEKIQALLKSEIDKVTEKEQNHAASR; encoded by the coding sequence TTGTTTTTATCAATAAAAAATGTAAATAAGTCTTTTACGAACAATGGACACTCGGAGCTTGTGCTTTCAAATATTCAGCTGGATGTAAAAGAGGGAGAATTTGTTTCAATTCTTGGTCCTTCCGGCTGTGGTAAGTCTACGCTTTTATCGATTGTGGCTGGTTTGGCATCGGCTACAGAAGGATCCATTGAGCTGAATGGCAAAGCGATTAAAGGTCCCGGCAAGGAACGGGGCATGGTGTTTCAGCAGGCTGCGTTGTTTCCTTGGCTGACGGTGGAGGAAAATGTGATGTTCCCCCTCCTGCCGGATATGTCCAAAAAGGAGGCGCAGCAAAAAGCACTCCAGTATTTAAAAATGGTGCAGTTGAGTGCCTACACGAAGCATTCACCACATGAAATTTCAGGAGGGATGCAGCAGCGTGTGGCCATCGCGAGAGCCCTTGCGATGGACCCGGCACTGCTTCTGATGGATGAACCGTTCGGGGCACTGGATGAACAGACGCGCTCACGACTTCACGAGATTGTGGAAAACATCTTCCTTGAAACGAAGAAAACCATTCTTTTTGTGACCCACAGTATTGCTGAGGCGTTGAAGCTTTCAGACCGGATCGTTGTTATGGGAACACAGCCCGGCACGATACTGGATGTCATTGAACTGGACTTTCCAAGACCACGTTCCCAGTCAAAAGAAGAACTCATTCCATATGAAGAAAAAATTCAGGCGTTATTGAAATCTGAAATTGATAAGGTAACGGAAAAGGAGCAGAATCATGCAGCCAGCCGTTAA
- a CDS encoding ABC transporter substrate-binding protein: MKKRFSLLFLASFTALVLAACGSDSSSGGSKDEVVIGYFPNIDHVPAMVAKEKQYFEESIGEDKKVTYKTFPDGGAFMTALKTGDIDAGFVGPGPVMNNYANGADVKILAGASSGGTVVVASEQSGIESIEDLGNHTFITPGIGCTHDVQMETFLKEQGITSARIGGTLKHVTGNPAQYQAMFESGKVDLAAVPEPWASTLVANGAKVIVDTDEIAYGTTLPNTVLVTSGKLLEEENELVKQIVEAHEKSIQFINENPEEAQTIAIDSIEEITNQRMDESIIASAWERVTYTTEVNADVIQAFADSSHDLQFLKEKPEFDELVVSQETLLGSAQE, translated from the coding sequence ATGAAAAAACGATTCAGTTTACTATTTTTAGCATCATTTACTGCGCTGGTTCTGGCAGCATGCGGCTCAGACAGCTCGTCAGGCGGAAGCAAGGATGAAGTTGTGATCGGCTACTTCCCCAATATTGACCACGTACCAGCCATGGTCGCAAAAGAAAAGCAGTATTTCGAGGAGTCTATTGGTGAAGATAAGAAAGTGACTTACAAAACATTCCCAGACGGCGGTGCTTTTATGACTGCACTTAAAACAGGCGATATTGACGCAGGTTTTGTAGGTCCTGGTCCAGTGATGAACAATTACGCAAATGGGGCCGATGTTAAAATTCTTGCAGGTGCATCCTCCGGCGGTACGGTCGTTGTGGCAAGTGAACAAAGCGGAATCGAAAGCATCGAGGATCTTGGCAATCATACATTTATCACGCCTGGAATCGGCTGTACACATGACGTTCAAATGGAAACATTCCTGAAGGAGCAAGGCATCACATCAGCCCGTATTGGCGGAACGCTGAAGCACGTAACAGGAAATCCTGCACAGTATCAGGCCATGTTTGAATCAGGCAAGGTTGACCTGGCAGCTGTTCCTGAACCATGGGCATCCACGCTTGTCGCAAATGGCGCGAAAGTCATTGTTGATACGGATGAAATTGCCTACGGGACAACATTACCGAATACGGTGCTTGTGACCAGCGGAAAGCTGCTCGAAGAGGAAAACGAACTTGTTAAGCAAATAGTTGAAGCTCATGAAAAGAGTATTCAGTTTATCAACGAAAATCCTGAGGAAGCCCAGACGATCGCCATTGACTCCATTGAAGAAATCACGAACCAGCGTATGGATGAATCCATCATTGCCAGCGCATGGGAGCGTGTGACGTATACAACGGAAGTTAATGCAGATGTCATTCAGGCATTCGCTGATTCCTCTCACGACCTGCAATTCCTGAAGGAAAAACCTGAATTTGATGAGCTTGTAGTATCTCAGGAAACACTGCTTGGAAGTGCACAGGAGTAA